CTCTCCACTTTCAGCGATGAAAGTTTCGATACCATCATTTGTTTCCAGGTGATCGAACATATCAGTTATGATCATGCGCTGATGAGAGAAATGAAAAGAGTATTGAAAAACGGAGGCGTCATCTGTCTCACAACACCCAACAGGCGAATGTCGCTCCCACGCAATCCCTTCCATATACGTGAGTACAATGTACTGAACCTGCAATGCCTGCTTCCTGCTTTCATGCTGCGCGGCTTTTACAGCCTGCTCAATAATTGTTACCGGCTGCTGATCGCCAAACAGGCTCCGGATATTACCAGCTCCATCCATCACACCGATTTTTTCCTTGATTCACATGCAGGCAACTGCCTCGACTTCTTCCCGGAACTGAAAAAAAGATAAGGTTCTGAAAATCCGTAATTTAGTTGTGTGACCGTTATCACCAAAAATGACAATGGCAAAAGGCAACTTTGTGCAACTAAAAAATTACGGCTATGTATTTTCAGCATGTTTATGATAAAAGCCTGGCACAAGCCAGTTATTTCATCGGATGCCAACAGGCAGGCGTTGCAGCAGTGATAGATCCCAAGCGCGATGTGGACACATATATTAAGATCGCGCAGGAGCAGAACATGGCCATCACTCAGATCTATGAAACGCATATCCATGCCGACTTCCTCTCCGGCAGCCGCGAACTGGCCGCGCTCACCGGCGCAACCATGTACCTGTCAGGAGAAGGCGGACCGGATTGGCAATACGAATTTGAACATCATTCTCTTCATCACGGCAACAGCATCAAACTGGGCAACCTGCAATTTGATGTGCTGCACACACCAGGCCATACACCTGAAAGTATCAGCCTGCTGCTCACCGATCTTCCCGGTAGTGAAGATCCCGTAATGCTTTTCACCGGCGATTTTGTTTTTGTAGGCGATATCGGCCGCCCGGACCTGCTGGAGAAAGCAGCCGGTCTCAAAGGCACCCAGGAAGCTGGCGCTCATCAACTGTTTCATTCATTGAAACAATTCACCGATATTCCCGATTATGTACAGGTATGGCCAGGACATGGCGCAGGATCCGCCTGCGGCAAGGCTTTGGGCGCTGTGCCTGTTACCACCGCAGGATATGAGAAAAGAAGGAACTGGGCTTTCCGCTTCAATAATGACGAAGCAGGATTCGTCGCAAACCTCCTGGAAGGACAACCCGAACCTCCGAAGTATTTCGCCATGATGAAAAAGCTGAACCGGGTTCCCCGTCCGCTGCTCACTTCCGTGCCAGTCATCCCGCAACTGGATGCCACCGCGCTGAAACAGGCAATGGACAAAGGCTATCGCATCATCGACACCCGTCACAAATCAATATTCGCCAAAGGCTTCATTCCCGGCAGTATCAATATCCAGGGCAACAACTCCTTCTCCACCTGGGCAGGCTGGCTCCTGAATTATGAAGAACCATTCATTCTGCTGGCCGAACCCGGTCAACTGGACGATCTAACCCGGAAGCTCATGCGCATTGGGCTCGACAATATTTTTGGATACATTCCATCTGTGGAAACTTATACAAATAACGGAGGACAATTAACAGAAGCACAATTGACAGATTACAAAGGATTGCTGGCATTGCAGGCGCAAGGCCCCGTCCAACTGGTTGACCTGCGTGGCGCTACCGAATATCAGACAGGTCATATCCCCGGTGCAGAAAATGTATTCGTGGGCACATTGCCTCAACAACTGCAGAAAATAAAAAAGGATACAACCGTAGTAGTTCATTGTCAGAGCGGAGACAGGTCCACCATCGGATATTCATTGCTGGCGGCAAACGGATTCAACAATATCATTAACTTTTCCGGCAGCATGAATGAGTGGGTCCAACAAGGCGGCGCTGTGGAAAAAGGAAATCAATAAAACAAAAAACACCCTGATGTTAGAAGCTATAAAAGCACCCTGGCCCTGGTATATAACAGGTGCATTGATCGGATTGATTGTTGCCGCACTCTTGCTGCTGGGCAACAAACATTTCGGCATATCAGCCAACCTGCGGCATATCTGCGCAGCATGCTTTCCGGCCAATATCAAATTCTTCCGCTACAACTGGAAAAAGGAAATATGGAATCTTTTTTTTGTAGCGGGTATCATACTCGGCGGCTTCATTGCCACGCAATGGCTGTCGAATCCTGCACCTGTGAATATCAATCCCGCACTGGCGGAAGAACTCGCTTCCTATCAGCTCACAGATCATAGCAGTCTTGTACCCGGAGAATTATTTTCGTTCGAAAGCCTTTTCACCCTGCGTGGTTTCATCATCATGGTGGCAGGCGGATTCCTCGTTGGCTTCGGCACACGTTATGCAGGCGGCTGCACTTCCGGACACTCCATCATGGGACTGAGCAACCTGCAATGGCCTTCACTGGTAGCCACCGTGATGTTCATGATCGGAGGTTTCATCATGGCTAATCTCCTGCTTCCCTTTATTCTCCGACTCTAAACCACCTGATCATGCAAATCATCGAAAAAATTAACGGTAAGGAAACTGATTTTGAAGTGCCCGCTTTTGAAAACAGCAACGGCAATGAATCGCAGCAACAACAACCCTGGTGGCATAACCTGAAATACCTGGCAGTGGGAATGATCTTCGGGATCGTTTTTGTGAAAGCGGAGATCATCAGCTGGTACAGGATCCAGGAAATGTTCAGGCTGCAAAGTTTTCACATGTACGGCGTGATAGGAACAGCCGTGGTTGTGGGCATCATTTCTGTCTGGCTGATCAAAAGATCAGGCATTAAGACCATTCATGGTGAGCCCATCACTTTCACTAAAAAGAAATTCAGTAAAGGTCAGGTATATGGCGGGCTCCTCTTCGGATTGGGCTGGGCCCTCACAGGAGCTTGTCCTGGTCCATTATTCGCACAGATCGGAACCGGTGCGCTCGCAGTAACTTTGGTAGTATTGAGCGCCATTGCCGGCACCTGGGTATATGGTTATTTCCGCGAACGGCTTCCCCATTGATAATAACATTAACAATAGTGAACATGGCAGACCAGCATTGAGGTACTAATGCTGGTCTAACCATGTTGCTCAACCGAATTCTAACTACAGATATTCTTGTACTACAGGGAAACAGACAACCAACTATTAAGATCCCCCTATCCCACCTCCAAAATTTCTTTCCGTTCAATTTCCATTTTTCCAGTTGTTCATTTCTAATCTGCCGGCGATTTGTACCTAAACAGGCACGAATAGTGCAATTTTCCCAAACCCTCATTAGCTAATTTTGCCTGTAGCAAAGGGAAATCAGGGTTTTCGTTAAAAACCCGCCATTTCATCCCTGTGATTTGTCCCTAAACGAAAAAATACCGAATATGCACAGGAAAGCATTCATCAACAGATCGGTCTTAGCGCTTATGGCAACCATCACCGGAAGGAAGGCCCTGTTTTCGCAACAGGAATCAACACAAAAAAATTATAAGCCAATGGATTTTGAAGTAGCTATCATCGGTGGAGCATCGGCCGGCCTTTCTGCTGCCATGGCCCTCGGACGCAGTATCAGGAAAACGATCGTTATAGATGGCGGCAGTCCGCGCAACAAACCCGCACCACATGCACACAATATTTTCACCCGAGACGGAACGCCGCCGCTTGAACTGCTCGATATCGCAAAAGCCCAGCTGAAACCTTACACTACAGTTACATTCAAAACAGGAAAAGTGATCAGCGCCAATCTCAATAATAACCTGATCACTCTCACTACAGATTCAAACGAAACATTCACAGTAAGAAGACTTATTCTGGCTACCGGTCTTACAGATGTACTGCCCGCCATCAAAGGATTCCGTGAATTATGGGGAACGAAGATCGTTCATTGCCCCTACTGCCACGGCTATGAACTGAAGGACCAACCCGTAGGTATTCTCATGAACGGAAAGAATGCAGAGCATATTACGCCAATGGTTTTCAACCTCAATAAAAGCATCCATATTTTCACCAATGGAAGAATGGAATTCTCCGAACAATTCCTGAAATGGACAAACAAACAGAACATCCGCATCACTGAAACGGAGGTAGATGAACTGGCAGATGTTGCGGATGGCGTACAGGTCAGATTGAAAGACGGCAGCTCATATCTTGTTACAGGAATTTATTCGAAGGGCGACAAATACAAATTCCACAATGAGCTGGCCGTACAACTCGGCTGCAAGCTCAGTGAAGAAGGCGCTGTACAGGTGGATGACATGTTCAGTACCACCGTGCCCGGAGTGTATGCAGCAGGTGATCTGGCCCACGCCTCCGCCCACCAGGTGATCATTGCAGCAGCAGGTGGCGCCAAAGCAGGCATGGCCTGTAACAATAGTTTGACAATGGAAGATTATGAGCACGCGCAGTAAACCGAAATTGATCCGGAATCCAACGGATTTCCAGCAACAATATTTGTCTGTACCCGGGCAATCAGGTTGCGAATTGAGCAATAACAGCAGAACGCATAATTTCTTTGAAGCCGTTCCACTGGAGAAGCTCAAAATGCTTCACAAGGACAAATCATTCACCACCACCAGGAGAAATTTTTATACCCTGGTGCTGGTGACCCGTGGCTCCATCCGCGAAACCATCGGCTACAGGAATTACGAGTTTGGAGCCAACACACTTTACTTCATCCCGGAAAACCAACTGCATACCATCGAACACTGGAGTAATGACGTGAAAGGATACCATTGCATCTTCGATGCCGATTACTTCCTGCTCTGTCTTAGAAACCAGGTGAAGCTGAACCATTACCCTTTTTTTCAACCAGACAGGGATCCCTTCATGAAGATCACTGAAACTGAAGTAGGAAGCATATTATCGCTGTTCGAGAAAATGCATTTCGAATATTGTAAAAAGAAAAACCACAATGACGATCTGCTGGTAAGGATGTATCTCAATATCCTGCTCATCGAGATCGAGCGATTGTACCAGCACAAACAGGCCGCCGGAGACAATAATGTTCCCAAAAGGCAACAGATGGTAGCGCAGTTCCGTAAACTGGTGGCGCAGCATTACCTGCAGAAAAGACAGGTGGCCGATTATGCAGCCCTGCTCTATGTTACGCCTCATTATCTCAACGATACAGTGAAGGAGATCACCGGCAAATCCGCCAGTGAATTCATTTATGAAGAATTGGTGAGGGAAGCGAAATCGCACCTGATACAAACAGAGAATACTGTAACACAGATTGCAACAGAGCTTAATTTTTCAGACCAGAGTTATTTCTGCCGCTTCTTCAAAAAACATACTGGTCTAAGCCCACAGGAATTCCGGAAAAGACATTTTCATTGATTACATCCGGGAACTCCATCTGTACACCAGCAACTCCTCTCCTTCCATGATGGACCTCTCGAAAACAAATTCCAGTTTTTCCAATAATCCGATGGACCTGCTGTTTTGCGGCGTTACGATGGCAAAGACGGTATCCAGGCCCAATTGATGCTGTGCAAATTCCATCACGCCCTTGCCCGCTTCCAGCGCAAAGCCAAGTCCGCCGAATGCTGGCAAAAGCGCATAACCGATATCGGGAGCAGGCAGATAATCCCGCTTCAATAAACCGCACATGCCCACCACTTCCTTCGTGTCCTTCAATTCCAATGCATACAAACCGAATCCCTGCACCTGATAATTATTGCGGTTCTTTTGGATATACAGCGCTGCGCCTTCCAGGTTTTTCACGCCCCTGTCGCCGATATACTGCAGCCAGCCGGGAGAATTCACTATCTCAAGAACAAAGGCAGCATCATCGCTGGTCAGCTCCCTGATGGTCATACGACTGGTTTCAATTATCATCATATATGTGAAGATTAAGAATGGAGACACACAATTTACTACGGTTTGACCGATTGATGGATATTATCTATCTTCATTCCTCCAACTTTCAGCCGCTAAATTTTAAGATCATGAAACATTTTATCAGCGGCATCGTTTTCTCTTTTTCCATTTTTGTCTGCAGCAAATCCTCCTTCGCCCAGAACACGGATGCAGAACTGACTGCAACCATCCTGCACCTCGACAGTTTATTCTGGCAATCCTACAATACCTGCGACACTACCAGCATGCGCAAGTATTTTACAGAAGATCTTCAATTCTATCACGATAAAGGCGGCCCCACCTATGATTACCAGACCATGGTAAACGGTTTTGCCCGCAACCTCTGCAACGGTAGTTTCAGGATCAGAAGGGAAGCCGTTCCCGGCACAGTAAAAGTGTATCCCATGCGGAATAATGATACTATCTACGGAGCGCTTATTTCGGGAGAACATTATTTCTTCACCACAGAAAAAGGTCAGCCTGAAAAAAGGGTTGGGCTTGCCAGATTCTCACAATTGTGGCTGAAAAAACAGGGAGTATGGAAAATGAGCATCGTACTGAGTTTCGATCATGGAGAAGCGCCTGCTGCCGGTAACAACCGGTAATGGTAAAGGATTTTACTTTTCCTTTTTCTCGATACGATGGCAAATGAAAGCGCAGATCCCGGTGAAGAAAAGTATACAAACAATGATCAGCCAGGTAAGGATATCGGCCAGTTCAAAAACAGCGGCAATGGTGATCCCTGTGATGATGCCCATCGATACACCCAGCAACATCAGGCCGGAATAAAGCAACCACCTGGCTTTGCGGCCACTCATCCATAAACTGGAAGGCGCTTTCTCCACCCGCTTTTGCCGGAACAATCTGTAGGCGCTGATGACAGTCAGGGAAATGATCAATATCAGAGCTATCAAAGGTAATTGCATGGCAGGCTGACCGGGTTTATCTGTAAGTTACAACTCCTGCCTGGCTTTCACAACCATCATGTCAGCCTCCATGCCTCAACCCATATTATCTTTTTGAAAAATTCCTGATTTCTATTTCCGGGACAACCGCATACTGGTAAACGTTAGTACAATCGCCAGCACCACAAACAAGGCGCCTACCCAGGGCGTTGCCCCGATACCCATCGGTGAAACCACTACCATTCCGCCTATCCATGCACCCAGGGCAATTCCAAGGTTGAAGGATGCGATATTGAATGCCGAGGCCACATCCTCCGTACCCGGCAGATGCTTCTCTGCCAGCTGCACTACATAGAGCTGAAGGCCCGGCACATTGGAAAATGATAATCCACCCAGTATGAAAAGCGTGATCAAACTCCATACCGTATGATGCACCGTAAAAGTGAACAATACCAGTATCGCCGCCTGCAATATGAACATCCACAACAATGCTTTCAGAGGATTCTTATTGGCAGCTTTTCCACCCACTATATTTCCGATGGCAATAGCCACACCATATAATAACAGGATCAGGCTCACTGCTGATTCACTGAAACCACTCACCTCCTGCAATATTGGAGAGAGGTATGTGAAGGCCACGAATGTGCCGCCGTATCCCAGTGCCGTCATCAGGTAAGCGAGTAAGAGATGTTTATTGGCTATCACCTTGAACAGGCTTTTCAATGATGCCTTATTATCGTTCTTCAGATTATTGGGCACCAGCAGCCAGCTGCTCACCAGCCCGATCACACCCAGCAAAGCAACGCCCAGGAAAGTAGCCCTCCATCCGAAATGCTGCCCGATAAATGTTCCCAGCGGCACGCCGGTTACTATTGCGATGGTCAGTCCGGCAAACATGATCGCGATGGCCGATGCCCGCTTTTCAGCCGGCACGATGGCCGCAGCAATGGTAGCGCCGATGGAGAAAAATACACCGTGTGCAAATCCTGTTACGATCCTCGCCAGCACCAGCGAAAAATAACCCGGCGCAATCGAAGCCAGTCCATTGCCGGCAATGAACAATACCATCAGTGAGATAAGCAGTAGTTTTCGTGGAAGTTTTGCCGTTAGCGCTGTAAGGACCGGTGCTCCGATGGCCACACCAACTGCATACAAACTCACCAGCAGTCCTGCAGAAGGGATCGAAATACTCAGATCTGTGGCAACAGTTGGCAACAACCCAACGATCACGAACTCCGTGGTGCCGATACCGAATGCACTGATGGTAAGCGCCCAGAGCGCGCCGGGCAATCCGCGTTTCGAAACAACTCCGACAGTTTCAACTGTTGACGCCTGCGCAATTGAAACCGCCTGCCGCTTCGGTTCCATGCTATTTGTCCTGTATTCCATTTTGCTTGTTTTTAGATGAGAAAGCAAAATTCCTGCAAAACAAGCTATTATCCTAATAACACAACTTATGCGGTATTATCATTAAAATAATACACAATGAAATGTTACAACAATGATTTACAATCCTTTCGCTCACCATTTTTTTCAGGATTTGTATTAATTTGACGGCCATGAAAGCACTGATCCTTACCCTCCTTACCGTTAGCTCCATCATTGCCAAAGGGCAAAGCATCGAAAATTTCCCGGATATGCGAACCTGGGGTATCTATTATACGGATACTGTTGAACGTTATATCTTTGCGGATACTGCCTACATCCGTATTTCGCCGGACACAAAACAATCTCCCATCGATACACTTTTTGCAGGCGATAATATCCTGGTAACCGGCGCATCAGCCAATGCACTTACCATTCGCGGAATCAAGGGGCCCTGGTTGAAAATAAAATATGTAAAAAATGGAGAAGAAAAGAATGGCTATATCTGGCAGGGACTGATCAGTTGTACTCCCCTTCGCCGCGGGGATCTGAAATTCGTATTCGGTATCGAGCGCAGGGCAGACAGTTCATACACCGCGGATAACCGAAAAGAAAATATGCCCCGCTACCTTGTAAGATTGAAAGTAGTACAGAACGGGAAGATCATTACCAGGTCTTCACTGATCACAAACGACAACGAAAGCGCCAATTTCTGTGACGGCAAAGTGATGAGCGGACTCGGTCTCACCAACGTGCAGAACATAGTGGTGATCTCATTCAGCGGCGCTGCCTGCGGCATTCCCACACTCGATTATTATTTCGCATTCACAAAGAACAATACCCTCGTACGTTTCCCTGACAAGATGAATGTGGGCTATGCAGGCGCTTACTATCATGAAGAAAAGTTCATCTTCCCTGCTGAGAAAAACGGTAAACCGGATCTGCTTTTCTGGAGTATGACAGAAGAAGAAGCAACCGATAAAACAGACCAGAACGGTGAGCCCGTCATGAGAACAATTGCCCGTAAAAACAAGACCTACACATGGAACAGCCAGGAGGAATCGATCACTGAAACAAAGAAATAAGCAATTACCCTTTGTTCTGAATGCCTGGTAACATCGGTACAAATGCAAAATGGTCGAACTGTTCTTCGGTAATGGTATCATCCGTTCCTTTTGTCAGCCTGACCATCCTTTGCATGCCGGGGCGGCCAACTGGAGCCACCAGCAAACCGCCGGGAAGCAGTTGATTGACCAGCACTTCAGGGATTTTTTCCGGCGCCGCCGTGATCAGGATCCTGTCGAAAGGCGCCGTTTCCGGCCAGCCGTTGTAACCATCACCATAACAAAAATGCAGGTTGGAGAATCTTTGCAGGTAAGTGAAATGCTTGTTGCGGTCATAGAATCTCTTTTGCCTTTCTATCGTGTACACTTCAGCCCCCATCTGCGCCAGCACAGCAGCCTGATAGGCGCTTCCCGTGCCCACTTCCAGCACTTTCATGCCGGGCTCCACTTTCAACAACCAGGTTTGATAGGCAACAGTATAAGGTTGTGATATCGTTTGCTCGTTACCGATAGGGAAAGCATTGTCCATATACGCTTTGGTGCGCAGGCTTTCAGGCATGAAAAGATGACGCGGAACTCTTCCGATGGCGGTCAGCACCCGTGCATCCCTGATGCCTTTGGATTGAATGGCCTCCACCAGTTTCCGGCGTTGCATCTGACATTTGGGCGAGTCTTCGTTTTGCATGACCTCATATTTCCATGCAATGGAAAACAAAAAAACTGTACCATTGGTTTAACGGCTAATCCGGATAGGTTATCCGGCTGTTTGTCCCCCTTTTTCCCCAGGAATACGACTGTACGCGGCTTATCAGAGACCTGATACTTCAGCATGGTACAGTTCTGGTTTCATTTTGATGGTGGATGAAATAAAACGCAGTCCTTTCGCATAACTGATCTCTCCCGGTTTATCTGCATTGATCTGCACATTTTCAAAATAGCAATCAGTAATGGGCGAACCGGGCAATCCCCAGATCCTGATGCCTGTTCCTGCATTCACTACCCGGATATTGCTGCAACGTATATTCCTGAAAACAGGCATGAAGGGTACATCAGCAAAACTGGTGTCCTGCTCCGGCTTCAGCGGTTCTTTCGGATAATAACAGGAGAAGAAGATGGGCCATTTGCAGTTCTTAATGGTTAGATCTGAATAGCGAAGATTTTCCACTATTCCACCTCTGCCTCTTGCGGATTTGATGCGAAGCCCTGAAGTGGTGCCGTCAAATTCACAATGCTCCACTTTCAGGTTCCTCAATCCGCCGGATGTGAAACTCCCGATACTTAGACCATGTCCAACACCGAAAAAACAATTCCGGATCAGGATATCGCTGCATTGCGGTAATTCACCTTTATTCCTGTCGCCGAAATTGATGGCGATATTATCATCCCCTGTACGGATATCGCAATTTTCAATGGTACAGTTACGCGCTGAAACATTGATCCCGTCAGTATTGCGGGATTCATCAGGTGCCTGAATGCGGATATCATGAATATAAACATCTGTACAATTCCGTAAAGAGATATGGGTATTGGGCGGATCAAGGGTGAGGATGCCTTCCAGTTCCACCCTTTTACATTTTTCTATGAACAGCAATTGCGGACGACGATACTGCAATTCTTTGTCCGTGTATTTTGTCCACCAGTTTTGTCCCTGTCCATCGATTGTTCCCGGGCCGCTTATCTTAATATCCGTAGCATCCAGGATACTGATGAAATTCAGGTAACGTTCATTTCCGATGGGATAGTTGGCAATATCATTCCGCAGCCGGAGAATTGCGCCGGACTGCAATTCCAATGCTGTATGACTATACATTTGAAGCGGGCCGCAGAGAAAGATCCCTTTGGGTATGATCACCTTACCCCCATGGATACGCGCACTATCCAGCGCGCGCTGGATAGTAACTGTATTCAATGTTTTTCCATCCCCAGCCGCACCAAAACTGGTGACCAGGAAGGTATTTGCAGGGATCTGCGGCAGGGCTGTATGTTGCGCCAATGCAATGCTGCCCGTAAATACCAGGCAGCACAAAAGAAAGATTATCGATTTCATCATTATCAATTGATGGTAGTTAACATAGAAGCATTTGCGCCATAATTGAAAATGGCCTTACTTTTCGCGACGGATAAATTCGTATTCTGCACCCTGATATTACCTGAACGATTGCCGTTGATACTGAAGAAAGCTTCAGTCAACTGATTACCTGTAATGGTTTCAAAACTGAGCCCTCCACTGTTCTCGATATGGATCAACGGCGCAGAGGAAGCGCATTGCAGGGACACATTCTTTAAAGAGATATTCTTTGCTTCGATGATATCGGCGCCTTTGGCCGAACGGACGAAAATATTTTTCAGGCTGATATCCCTGATGCTCATTTCCGGCAATCCCCTGATCAGCATGGCGCGCCCTGCACCTTCGCAAATAAGATCACTGATGAAGAAACCACGAAACTGCGGAGTACCTTCAGTTACAGAAGGGATGTCCACTTTTCCATTTGTCT
This portion of the Pseudobacter ginsenosidimutans genome encodes:
- a CDS encoding YeeE/YedE family protein produces the protein MLEAIKAPWPWYITGALIGLIVAALLLLGNKHFGISANLRHICAACFPANIKFFRYNWKKEIWNLFFVAGIILGGFIATQWLSNPAPVNINPALAEELASYQLTDHSSLVPGELFSFESLFTLRGFIIMVAGGFLVGFGTRYAGGCTSGHSIMGLSNLQWPSLVATVMFMIGGFIMANLLLPFILRL
- a CDS encoding glycoside hydrolase family 28 protein → MMKSIIFLLCCLVFTGSIALAQHTALPQIPANTFLVTSFGAAGDGKTLNTVTIQRALDSARIHGGKVIIPKGIFLCGPLQMYSHTALELQSGAILRLRNDIANYPIGNERYLNFISILDATDIKISGPGTIDGQGQNWWTKYTDKELQYRRPQLLFIEKCKRVELEGILTLDPPNTHISLRNCTDVYIHDIRIQAPDESRNTDGINVSARNCTIENCDIRTGDDNIAINFGDRNKGELPQCSDILIRNCFFGVGHGLSIGSFTSGGLRNLKVEHCEFDGTTSGLRIKSARGRGGIVENLRYSDLTIKNCKWPIFFSCYYPKEPLKPEQDTSFADVPFMPVFRNIRCSNIRVVNAGTGIRIWGLPGSPITDCYFENVQINADKPGEISYAKGLRFISSTIKMKPELYHAEVSGL
- a CDS encoding YeeE/YedE family protein — translated: MQIIEKINGKETDFEVPAFENSNGNESQQQQPWWHNLKYLAVGMIFGIVFVKAEIISWYRIQEMFRLQSFHMYGVIGTAVVVGIISVWLIKRSGIKTIHGEPITFTKKKFSKGQVYGGLLFGLGWALTGACPGPLFAQIGTGALAVTLVVLSAIAGTWVYGYFRERLPH
- a CDS encoding MBL fold metallo-hydrolase, encoding MYFQHVYDKSLAQASYFIGCQQAGVAAVIDPKRDVDTYIKIAQEQNMAITQIYETHIHADFLSGSRELAALTGATMYLSGEGGPDWQYEFEHHSLHHGNSIKLGNLQFDVLHTPGHTPESISLLLTDLPGSEDPVMLFTGDFVFVGDIGRPDLLEKAAGLKGTQEAGAHQLFHSLKQFTDIPDYVQVWPGHGAGSACGKALGAVPVTTAGYEKRRNWAFRFNNDEAGFVANLLEGQPEPPKYFAMMKKLNRVPRPLLTSVPVIPQLDATALKQAMDKGYRIIDTRHKSIFAKGFIPGSINIQGNNSFSTWAGWLLNYEEPFILLAEPGQLDDLTRKLMRIGLDNIFGYIPSVETYTNNGGQLTEAQLTDYKGLLALQAQGPVQLVDLRGATEYQTGHIPGAENVFVGTLPQQLQKIKKDTTVVVHCQSGDRSTIGYSLLAANGFNNIINFSGSMNEWVQQGGAVEKGNQ
- a CDS encoding helix-turn-helix domain-containing protein, yielding MSTRSKPKLIRNPTDFQQQYLSVPGQSGCELSNNSRTHNFFEAVPLEKLKMLHKDKSFTTTRRNFYTLVLVTRGSIRETIGYRNYEFGANTLYFIPENQLHTIEHWSNDVKGYHCIFDADYFLLCLRNQVKLNHYPFFQPDRDPFMKITETEVGSILSLFEKMHFEYCKKKNHNDDLLVRMYLNILLIEIERLYQHKQAAGDNNVPKRQQMVAQFRKLVAQHYLQKRQVADYAALLYVTPHYLNDTVKEITGKSASEFIYEELVREAKSHLIQTENTVTQIATELNFSDQSYFCRFFKKHTGLSPQEFRKRHFH
- a CDS encoding class I SAM-dependent methyltransferase gives rise to the protein MPALSTFSDESFDTIICFQVIEHISYDHALMREMKRVLKNGGVICLTTPNRRMSLPRNPFHIREYNVLNLQCLLPAFMLRGFYSLLNNCYRLLIAKQAPDITSSIHHTDFFLDSHAGNCLDFFPELKKR
- a CDS encoding protein-L-isoaspartate(D-aspartate) O-methyltransferase; this translates as MQNEDSPKCQMQRRKLVEAIQSKGIRDARVLTAIGRVPRHLFMPESLRTKAYMDNAFPIGNEQTISQPYTVAYQTWLLKVEPGMKVLEVGTGSAYQAAVLAQMGAEVYTIERQKRFYDRNKHFTYLQRFSNLHFCYGDGYNGWPETAPFDRILITAAPEKIPEVLVNQLLPGGLLVAPVGRPGMQRMVRLTKGTDDTITEEQFDHFAFVPMLPGIQNKG
- a CDS encoding nuclear transport factor 2 family protein produces the protein MKHFISGIVFSFSIFVCSKSSFAQNTDAELTATILHLDSLFWQSYNTCDTTSMRKYFTEDLQFYHDKGGPTYDYQTMVNGFARNLCNGSFRIRREAVPGTVKVYPMRNNDTIYGALISGEHYFFTTEKGQPEKRVGLARFSQLWLKKQGVWKMSIVLSFDHGEAPAAGNNR
- a CDS encoding MFS transporter, yielding MEYRTNSMEPKRQAVSIAQASTVETVGVVSKRGLPGALWALTISAFGIGTTEFVIVGLLPTVATDLSISIPSAGLLVSLYAVGVAIGAPVLTALTAKLPRKLLLISLMVLFIAGNGLASIAPGYFSLVLARIVTGFAHGVFFSIGATIAAAIVPAEKRASAIAIMFAGLTIAIVTGVPLGTFIGQHFGWRATFLGVALLGVIGLVSSWLLVPNNLKNDNKASLKSLFKVIANKHLLLAYLMTALGYGGTFVAFTYLSPILQEVSGFSESAVSLILLLYGVAIAIGNIVGGKAANKNPLKALLWMFILQAAILVLFTFTVHHTVWSLITLFILGGLSFSNVPGLQLYVVQLAEKHLPGTEDVASAFNIASFNLGIALGAWIGGMVVVSPMGIGATPWVGALFVVLAIVLTFTSMRLSRK
- a CDS encoding NAD(P)/FAD-dependent oxidoreductase is translated as MHRKAFINRSVLALMATITGRKALFSQQESTQKNYKPMDFEVAIIGGASAGLSAAMALGRSIRKTIVIDGGSPRNKPAPHAHNIFTRDGTPPLELLDIAKAQLKPYTTVTFKTGKVISANLNNNLITLTTDSNETFTVRRLILATGLTDVLPAIKGFRELWGTKIVHCPYCHGYELKDQPVGILMNGKNAEHITPMVFNLNKSIHIFTNGRMEFSEQFLKWTNKQNIRITETEVDELADVADGVQVRLKDGSSYLVTGIYSKGDKYKFHNELAVQLGCKLSEEGAVQVDDMFSTTVPGVYAAGDLAHASAHQVIIAAAGGAKAGMACNNSLTMEDYEHAQ
- a CDS encoding GNAT family N-acetyltransferase: MMIIETSRMTIRELTSDDAAFVLEIVNSPGWLQYIGDRGVKNLEGAALYIQKNRNNYQVQGFGLYALELKDTKEVVGMCGLLKRDYLPAPDIGYALLPAFGGLGFALEAGKGVMEFAQHQLGLDTVFAIVTPQNSRSIGLLEKLEFVFERSIMEGEELLVYRWSSRM